Genomic window (Arachis hypogaea cultivar Tifrunner chromosome 13, arahy.Tifrunner.gnm2.J5K5, whole genome shotgun sequence):
AAAAACCAGGTTCTCTCCTTGTGTTAAGTAGTAGTAGTATTCTCTCTTAATAATGTACTGTTACTAAAGAGAGTATATGGCAAAAGTTCTGTTAATCTCAAATACATACATACCAACTACTATTGCATTATTGCAATGTGATTTTTACTTGTACTAGTGTACATATACTAGCTACCAATAATGTTCAAGAGAATTATGATCATTTAAATCAAATTGAAGCGTTCTTCATCACATTCCATTTTGATTACAGTCATATAACAACATCTAAGAACTACCCATTATACTAATCATCATGCCATTTGGTTTGGTCTCAGCCTGGAACAAGCGCCGTCGAAGCAAGTCTCAAGATCATACAGACCCTTGTATgtattctcctcttcttcttctttgtttctttcatgTTGGAATGTTTACATACGTTTGCTCTTTCATTCAGGGATTTATAGGCCTGCAGAGTTTTGGCAACTGGAAGATCAAGCGCCACAAGCTCCAAAAAAGAGGCATGGATCGTCTGTTTTCACACTCAAGGAGATGGAAGAGGCAACATGTTCATTCAGTGATGATAATCTTCTTGGAAAAGGTGGATTTGGAAAGGTATACAGAGGAACTCTGCGTTCAGGAGAGGTAACAAATCGAATTTGTTATATCAAAAACTATACAGATATTATTGAAAGACTCCAAAACTTTGTGATATAGATCTAAATTAACAAAGCATGATAACATGTACACCTCTGAAGGTTGTAGCAATAAAAAAGATGGAGCTGCCAGCTATTAGAGAAGCCGAAGGAGAGCGCGAATTCCGGGTGGAAGTGGACATATTGAGCAGACTAGACCACCCAAATCTTGTTTCCTTGATCGGCTACTGTGCTGATGGAAAGCACAGATTCTTAGTATATGAGTATATGCAAAATGGGAACCTGCAACATCATCTGAATGGTATATTATTAGTCTGCCATGTAACTAAGAATCACACTCAATATTGTTTGTTAACCAGTGCCTAATTAATATTTTAGGAATTGGGGAAAGAAAAATGGATTGGCCTCTAAGGCTGAAAGTGGCATTAGGAGCTGCAAAAGGACTTGCTTATCTGCATTCAAGCTCTTGTGTTGGGATCCCTATTGTTCACAGAGATTTCAAATCCACCAATGTTCTTCTAACCTCCAATTTTGAAGCAAAGGTACATTCTATATGTCATGTCTTTTCCTAGGAAAATTTGTGTAATTAGTTAAAACTcacatttacattttttttttcccctttctaACAAGATATCTGATTTCGGGCTAGCTAAACTAATGCCAGAAGGACAAGAGACACATGTAACTGCTAGAGTGTTTGGTACTTTTGGCTATTTTGATCCTGAGTATACATCGGTATAAGTTTAAAACAGATCTCTTTTTTGAATCCAGTTTTCCAAGATTGTTTGACTAATTTGTTGTTACAACTAACAGACCGGAAAACTCACTCTACAAAGTGATGTTTATTCTTTTGGCGTTGTCCTTCTGGAGCTTCTGACTGGACGTAGAGCCGTAGATCTAAACCAAGGTCCAAATGATCAAAACCTTGTGGTCCAGGTTTGTATTGTATGAAGCTTATACATGAAGTGACATGTTGAAAATGTTGCTGGAATTTACTTTCTGTATTTTGTGCAGGTGAGACACCTACTAAATGACCGGAAGAAGCTTCGAAAGGTGATAGATGCAGAGATGGCTCGAAACTCTTACACTTTGGAGTCTATATTCATGTTTGCCAATTTAGCATCAAGATGTGTTCGTAGTGACAGTGATGAGAGGCCTTCCATGATAGAGTGTGTTAAAGAACTTCAAATCATCATCTTTACAAATTCAAAAGGCTTGGGAATGGTTATGCATAGCTTGAGAATGATGTAGTCAAATATTAGACTTTAGGATTAATAAGAATACTTATTCTATATGTTAACTAGTATTTTGGATTATCGTATATGAGATCAATGAGGATTATTCTTCGTCGAGAAATCCGATTCTTAGTTTTCTCAACTGTTTTGGAATTGTATTGCCTTATTGGTTCAACAGTTTTCATTCACACACCCGCATTATTAATTCAAATGTGGAAAATTGATCACAATataaactttattattattttttatttccacGGTATTGAAGCTTAATTTAAGAATGTTTCGCCAgtgcataattcgaattatggaCACCTGCTTAAACAAACTATTAGTaagttaattattaaaacaatGCAAGTTGGTTAATATAAACTTTATTATAATGAAAAAACATGTATATTTTTTCGGATCTATGATCATGGTAAAACATCCTTCGGTTCGGATGGTGGTGTTTCCTCGTTGACAATGTAAGACGACGCAGTAGGATTGGAGTGGACTGGATTTAAATtgaatgtaaaagaaaaatattaattgagATGAGCTCAGCAGTTGCGGCGGGCGATGTTTTTGGTTGAGTTCAGAAGTGGACGCAgtttaagattattattattattattattactatggTGAATACTATAATGTCTAAGATATTATACATAActcattaaaaaagataaataattttatgcaGGAGGATAGATCCTTCACAATAATTTTCATCATGTAATACATATATTGGAATTAATAATTTGAATAAGGGAGTTATTAAAAAAAACGCCTAAAacgtatttttttaatatttttaaattattaaaatttaacatgtATAATTGATTAAACTGTAGGAGCCACTTAAATAAAgacgtttaaaatatttttttaaataattttagtaattaaaattcaatacatataaattataactgattaaatcgtgttatttttgtcataatTAGATCAAGATTTAAgattctcaatatatatatatatatatatatatatatatatatatatatatatatatatataatgagtattttagtaattttatataatatgaatattgtagttattttttataaaaaaaattaatttagatcGGTTTAAAATTTGGTTCATCGATTTCTTGGTTAAATcgatttatcttatttaattatgacaaaaataataatacagTTTAATCGATTACGtatattaaattttagttattaaaaaaaatcttttaaaaaagatattttagatGTCTTTATCTAAGTGGCTCTCTTTAAATAATGATATACATCCaaacttttttataaattaagtaTAATCAAGTTAAACTATAAgatttaaaataatactaaacataactaatttttgttatgttagaccaacttaattaaattttgttaacaAAAAGACTTAGGTGTATAGTATTATTCCAATAATTTTATGTAACCAAGTAATTTTACCGATCAAATCTCAACAAAGTTAGAAATGCGTTTGATTCTCAAATGTGGTagttttcaacaatttttttcttctttcgctTTTTTCAATAACATTATCGTTGttgtcttctttttttatttctttcctctttcttttttttcttctttattatcatgattgttgttgtcttcttcttttcatatatatatatatatatatatatatatatatatatatatatatatatatatatatatatatatatatatatatatatatatatattcaaaaaattaGAGCACAAAAATTTTAGTGTAcaatacaaatttttaaaataccaCGTATCGAGAATATTAAcactcaactaaaaaaaatacacaaagcacaaaaattttgatatacAACATAATAAATTTGGCTTTTTTATTGAAATGCGCATGAAAAAATGTTTAATTCCCATTATACGCATGGTTTGAAACTCCTCCTTAAATACACACGGCCAATTCGCAAGGGACAGCCACGAAATAGAAATAGGAGCCATCTCAAAAATGGTGGCTACGAAATAGAGCCTGCCATCAGCCTATTCCAAGTGCAACAGTCATGAAATGGGAAACATCAGGTATGACATACACCAAATGATGCACCTGTGGTATGACGCACACGAATTGGCCAAGTTAGTTGAGGCACACACGAAATGGCTCGTTTCATGTATGGCAGGCACGAAATGACTGTAGGGCAGTAAAGGCAGCAACTCTCAGTAGTGACAGTTCCCGTATGAACATACAGTGGGTAGTTTGGGAGGCAATTTATTGTAGTGTTATAGGTGAAGcaatataaaaaggagagaaGGAGGGGACCAATTCCAAGGGTAGGAAACAGGAGAGAAGTAGTGAGGTTTAGTGTGTTGTTGTGTTTTTGGTGgggtaaaaaattttttttggtggagaaatatttttttaattcataaaaatgaGTAGTAGTGGAATTAATGTGGAAAAAAACTTTAATAGGTTGGATGAATTTCACATTTCACATTTTCTCCACATTATTCGAACTAGATGAGCTGCCCCCACATCTTAGAGCTTTACACAAAGTTCCATAGAATAGATGCTTCCAATGCTACGATGATATGAAAACATCATCGACATGTGCTGGTCAAATTTAATATGCATTTTCTGATATGCAAACGAACTTGATACCGCAACTGGCATCCTGTAAATCAGGGTACTGATCTCCATTTTTCCAACCAACCCAGTGTtcatcagaatcagattttttAGTTGTTGCAAAGATGATTGTGGAGGAATCATTATCCAAAGTGGGTCATCACACATAAATGTCACCCCTTTGGCTGTATGCGAAATTTCTCCGTTAggatatatgaccacataaatGTGTTTAGATGCCATTACCACACCAAAAATTGGTGAAACCAACTTCGATGAAAATGGAATTCTGGGAGAGGAAGGGAGGGTAGAAGAAGTGAGAATTGAAATTGTGGCATCAGTTCTGCACGAGAAAGGTTTTTATAGCCTAGCCGTTGTTTCAATTCATGTATGGTATACACTAATTTGTCACATTTCGTGTACGATACAATAGACATGGGGTGTCCATATCGTGTGAGGCCAACCTGATATGTTCTCCAAATCACCTCCGCTGTGCCCCCATTTTGTGTCTGGTGTCCGTGATATCGTCTCTCCATTTCGCTACTA
Coding sequences:
- the LOC112791826 gene encoding probable serine/threonine-protein kinase PBL28, which encodes MPFGLVSAWNKRRRSKSQDHTDPWIYRPAEFWQLEDQAPQAPKKRHGSSVFTLKEMEEATCSFSDDNLLGKGGFGKVYRGTLRSGEVVAIKKMELPAIREAEGEREFRVEVDILSRLDHPNLVSLIGYCADGKHRFLVYEYMQNGNLQHHLNGIGERKMDWPLRLKVALGAAKGLAYLHSSSCVGIPIVHRDFKSTNVLLTSNFEAKISDFGLAKLMPEGQETHVTARVFGTFGYFDPEYTSTGKLTLQSDVYSFGVVLLELLTGRRAVDLNQGPNDQNLVVQVRHLLNDRKKLRKVIDAEMARNSYTLESIFMFANLASRCVRSDSDERPSMIECVKELQIIIFTNSKGLGMVMHSLRMM